A single genomic interval of Musa acuminata AAA Group cultivar baxijiao chromosome BXJ3-4, Cavendish_Baxijiao_AAA, whole genome shotgun sequence harbors:
- the LOC135635724 gene encoding probable BOI-related E3 ubiquitin-protein ligase 3, protein MAVEAHHLHLFPSQLLGSREIIDTAERQPNPYNMQMGFVAPVSGAASSVAAGSFLPVYNSPAPVTTADVSDSGLTFNNAPSRKRSRPLSFLGDDISSHLQQQMLDIDHLVLQHAAKVRAEMAERRKRLMRQILAAMEEGVSKRLKAKEDEIASIGKLNWALEERIKSLCMENQIWRDLALSKEATANVLRTNLEQVLAAQVRVEEGAATASDAESCCCGDNGEDGAEEGIKAGGWRSACRTCREREPSVLLLPCRHLCLCAECGPAVDACPVCNCTKNGSVNVNMS, encoded by the exons ATGGCAGTTGAAGCCCACCATCTTCACCTCTTCCCCTCCCAACTCCTCGGAAGCAG GGAGATCATCGACACTGCAGAGCGCCAGCCGAATCCGTACAACATGCAAATGGGATTCGTCGCGCCGGTCTCTGGTGCTGCTTCCTCTGTCGCCGCCGGTTCTTTCCTTCCCGTGTACAATTCGCCGGCTCCGGTCACCACCGCTGATGTCTCCGATAGTGGCCTCACCTTCAACAACGCTCCGTCGAGGAAGCGGTCGCGCCCGCTGTCTTTTCTCGGGGACGACATCTCCTCCCACCTGCAACAGCAGATGCTCGACATCGATCACCTCGTCCTGCAACAC GCGGCGAAGGTGAGGGCGGAGATGGCGGAGCGGCGGAAGCGGCTCATGAGGCAGATCCTCGCGGCCATGGAAGAAGGCGTGTCGAAGCGGCTCAAGGCCAAGGAAGACGagatcgccagcatcgggaagcTCAATTGGGCTCTGGAGGAGCGCATCAAGAGCCTCTGCATGGAGAACCAGATATGGCGCGACCTGGCCCTGAGCAAAGAGGCCACGGCCAACGTGCTGAGGACCAACCTCGAACAGGTGCTCGCGGCGCAGGTGAGGGTGGAGGAGGGAGCGGCGACCGCCTCAGACGCCGAGTCCTGCTGCTGCGGGGACAACGGGGAGGACGGCGCGGAGGAGGGGATCAAGGCCGGCGGGTGGAGGAGCGCTTGCCGGACCTGCCGCGAGCGCGAGCCGTCGGTGCTGCTGCTGCCTTGCCGGCACTTGTGCCTCTGCGCGGAGTGCGGCCCCGCCGTGGACGCATGCCCCGTCTGCAATTGCACCAAGAATGGTAGTGTCAATGTAAACATGTCTTGA
- the LOC135635200 gene encoding proline-rich receptor-like protein kinase PERK4 → MMSGSEVSSAYSGPHMPPLPPPSPIVALGFNQSTFSYEELAAATDGFSHANLLGQGGFGYVHKGVLPNGKEIAVKQLKSGSGQGEREFQAEVDIISHIHHRHLVSLVGYCIAGAQRMLVYEFVPNNSLEHHLHGKGLPVMDWSMRLKIALGSARGIAYLHEDCNPRIIHRDIKSANILLDLNFEAMVADFGLAKLSSDNYTHVSTRVMGTFGYLAPEYASSGKLTEKSDVFSYGVMLLELITGRRPADTTHALSEDCLVDWARHALSRALADGDYDELADPRLDGNYDPAEMARMVAAAAASIRHSARRRPKMSQIVRALEGDVSLEDLNEGMTPGHSMLFSSGSEYDSSSYTPNTRRVRKVVIASPEYSGQITGHERGHSASSSEGGRSGELRSHPPP, encoded by the exons ATGATGAGCGGCAGCGAGGTGAGCTCGGCCTACTCGGGGCCGCACATGCCGCCCCTGCCGCCACCCTCCCCCATCGTTGCCCTTGGATTCAACCAAAGCACCTTCAGCTACGAGGAGCTTGCAGCTGCAACTGACGGCTTCTCGCATGCTAATCTGCTAGGACAGGGAGGATTTGGGTACGTGCACAAGGGGGTTCTCCCAAACGGGAAGGAGATCGCGGTGAAACAGCTCAAGTCGGGGAGTGGGCAAGGGGAGAGGGAATTCCAGGCTGAGGTCGACATCATCAGCCACATCCACCACCGCCACCTGGTGTCCCTCGTCGGGTACTGCATTGCTGGTGCGCAGAGGATGTTGGTGTACGAGTTCGTCCCCAACAACAGTCTCGAACACCACCTCCATG GCAAAGGGCTCCCGGTAATGGACTGGTCGATGAGGCTAAAAATTGCACTGGGATCAGCCAGAGGCATTGCCTACTTGCATGAGGACT GCAACCCTCGGATCATTCACCGCGATATCAAGTCTGCCAACATTCTTCTGGACTTAAACTTTGAGGCCATG GTTGCGGATTTTGGGTTGGCGAAGCTGTCGTCGGACAATTACACTCATGTCTCCACCCGTGTCATGGGAACCTTCGG GTATTTGGCTCCGGAGTACGCATCCAGCGGGAAGCTCACAGAGAAATCCGACGTCTTCTCATATGGagtgatgcttctggagctgatAACCGGACGACGACCGGCCGATACCACGCATGCACTCTCGGAGGATTGCTTGGTGGACTGG GCGAGGCATGCTCTCTCTCGCGCCTTGGCTGACGGAGACTACGACGAGTTAGCCGACCCGCGCTTGGATGGCAACTACGACCCGGCGGAGATGGCGCGCATGGTGGCGGCCGCTGCTGCCAGCATTCGCCATTCCGCAAGGAGACGACCCAAGATGAGCCAG ATCGTGAGAGCATTAGAAGGCGACGTCTCGCTCGAGGACTTGAATGAGGGAATGACGCCAGGGCATAGCATGCTCTTCAGCTCAGGCTCAGAGTACGACTCAAGCTCGTACACCCCGAACACCAGACGCGTGAGGAAGGTCGTGATCGCCAGCCCCGAATACAGCGGACAGATCACGGGGCACGAGCGCGGCCATTCTGCATCCAGCAGCGAAGGAGGTCGCTCCGGTGAGCTGAGATCTCATCCCCCGCCCTGA
- the LOC103983305 gene encoding uncharacterized protein LOC103983305, producing MAKRSDFAQKLLDDIRLRKEKLGYAASSGQPPSAEHQGNPRRSSRGTEAIKNCVSSLNTAFKVITEPLQLYIPFNEVLSVLVVGVPQSSKNLVSTEVTEIWFSTIHNKTAAPKVGSRKIVPIGRATNSPNSVDASMALAFALSNCGKLHYTAKFGNELIPHSGSISYRESHNQYLLYNTRHHADRYPFLTNAQISEISKGVQKLNKILETCSDTSNYGKDSIQIGKELLKGATNLDDSLKMLVTLQEGSDCMVSSQGRQARLLKGMEEDESSNDEVNKNTLTYKPRISFDGSTKHFAELAKASDDTIIQRQRYSTSSYIGSSMTNSNYKDISLDASIKFTTHRRSLSCRPGSMPDSPYSGIRHKHDHGDELGNFSITNGKSSTSKSIRQLDPRSPINGSVRMPNVVVKLMGLEELPTLKAEVKKVKGKKDKSEKEMAIGQVADAKARKQVISPQRHFMQNYGRNKILNEINIEETKAKSSKEKTNYMRNMTPLSNNAPKIHLEISRKTENIDISHSLKEEIAENNLVKLMERVDKREKRSRSESATQDIIQPHQERDQQRTKEKSSRCHYNAASSKDTLLNKKDEQDRLGLANNQTKTQFTQQKSTVHMVKPKYPFCEKKDHDADSKLKVSTATKSDWKSRTSTDKLSTNKVLSGGTVVAREGSSVKVGNLEQPKERPKSSHPEMQNTMYITSDHMELGRIAYENSDDMKSLLTYPRTDKEKPVPQILVTALMKPVHIPTAKKVDGANMKVHRGESHKVQGDNSRYIKLPNEKNQQSSFLNDLERRWKERISKDKRATVCSHETNSEQHLDQETKSTLLSDDSLVDAGKDEAKKERSVAETNYDDNHKTAFKDSQEKEVPLGADSELRPFNSKEKHNLEKKQTEGATEDRQLNNCNLLKSQNQAISETNGQGSLTEDEYILMQLLINNQHFRNTAQALFKIMIPNDVIQTSSQAGLKEENKPLLDCGYELLRRKGKREMIHAMTKSHARGKVRYLNALMKELNEDIESLKFPSETINNDRTAELLHMMLKRDIEDRKPDINCMWDIGWNNIIFASVEKDEIIRDTEKHVLSGLISELARELVNATITVS from the exons ATGGCGAAGCGATCTGATTTTGCTCAGAAACTATTGGATGATATCAGATTGAGGAAAGAGAAGTTGGGATATGCTGCATCTTCAGGTCAGCCACCTTCTGCTG AGCATCAGGGGAACCCCCGAAGGTCCTCGCGAGGAACAGAAGCAATAAAGAACTGTGTAAGCTCTTTGAACACAGCTTTTAAAGTAATAACAGAACCTCTTCAGCTATACATACCATTTAACGAGGTTCTTTCTGTTCTTGTTGTGGGCGTTCCGCAGAGTAGCAAAAATCTGGTCAGCACAGAAGTCACAGAAATATGGTTCAGCACCATACATAACAAAACAGCGGCTCCAAAAGTTGGTTCCCGGAAGATTGTTCCTATTGGAAGAGCCACAAACAGTCCGAATTCTGTTGATGCGTCCATGGCGCTAGCATTTGCACTCAGTAATTGTGGAAAGCTTCATTACACAGCTAAATTTGGTAACGAGCTCATTCCACATAGTGGATCTATTAGTTACAGAGAAAGCCACAATCAATACTTATTATACAACACGAGACATCATGCTGATCGATATCCTTTTTTAACCAACGCGCAAATCAGTGAAATATCAAAAGGTGTTCAGAAATTGAATAAAATCCTTGAAACATGCTCTGATACATCAAATTATGGGAAGGATTCAATTCAAATTGGAAAGGAATTGTTGAAAGGGGCCACGAATTTGGATGACTCATTGAAAATGCTTGTCACCCTACAAGAGGGTTCAGATTGCATGGTCAGCTCTCAAGGGAGGCAGGCCAGACTGCTGAAGGGCATGGAAGAAGATGAATCATCCAATGACGAAGTAAACAAGAACACTCTAACGTACAAGCCCAGGATTTCTTTTGATGGGTCCACCAAACACTTCGCTGAATTGGCTAAAGCAAGCGATGATACCATTATTCAAAGGCAGAGATATTCGACCTCATCTTACATCGGAAGTAGTATGACTAATTCAAATTATAAAGATATCTCATTAGATGCATCTATAAAATTCACTACACACAGAAGGTCTCTGAGTTGTCGTCCTGGTTCCATGCCTGATTCCCCGTATTCAGGCATTAGGCACAAACATGACCATGGTGATGAACTCGGGAACTTCTCAATCACTAATGGCAAGTCCTCAACTTCAAAGAGCATCAGACAGTTGGAtcctagaagccctataaatggcAGTGTAAGAATGCCAAATGTCGTTGTCAAACTTATGGGCCTCGAAGAACTTCCAACACTAAAGGCTGAGGTGAAAAAAGTCAAAGGAAAAAAGGACAAGTCTGAGAAAGAGATGGCAATAGGCCAAGTAGCAGATGCAAAAGCACGAAAACAGGTGATATCTCCGCAAAGGCACTTCATGCAGAATTATGGAAGGAACAAGATTCTAAATGAAATAAACATTGAAGAAACCAAGGCCAAAAGCAGCAAGGAGAAGACAAATTATATGCGGAACATGACCCCATTGTCCAATAATGCACCGAAGATACATCTTGAAATCAGTAGGAAGACCGAAAACATTGATATCAGCCACAGTTTAAAAGAAGAAATAGCCGAGAACAATTTGGTAAAGTTGATGGAAAGGGtagacaaaagagaaaaaagaagcagATCTGAATCAGCTACCCAGGATATCATTCAACCACATCAAGAAAGAGACCAGCAAAGAACCAAAGAGAAATCATCTCGGTGTCATTACAATGCAGCTAGCAGTAAAGATACACTCCTAAACAAGAAGGATGAACAAGATCGGTTAGGTCTCGCAAATAATCAGACAAAAACCCAGTTTACACAACAAAAATCAACAGTCCACATGGTAAAACCCAAATATCCATTTTGTGAAAAAAAAGACCATGATGCAGACAGCAAGTTAAAGGTCAGCACAGCAACAAAAAGTGATTGGAAATCAAGGACATCTACTGACAAACTAAGCACGAATAAGGTGTTGTCTGGTGGCACAGTTGTTGCCAGAGAAGGAAGTTCAGTAAAGGTTGGAAATTTAGAGCAACCAAAAGAACGTCCAAAGAGCAGCCATCCAGAAATGCAAAACACAATGTACATAACTTCTGATCACATGGAATTAGGTAGAATAGCATATGAGAACTCAGATGATATGAAGTCCTTACTGACATATCCAAGAACTGATAAAGAGAAGCCCGTGCCTCAAATTCTGGTGACAGCACTGATGAAGCCTGTGCATATTCCAACTGCAAAGAAGGTAGATGGAGCAAACATGAAAGTTCACAGAGGTGAAAGCCATAAGGTTCAAGGCGACAATTCTCGGTACATTAAACTACCAAATGAAAAAAACCAGCAATCATCCTTCTTAAATGATCTGGAGAGGAGATGGAAAGAAAGAATCAGTAAGGATAAAAGAGCAACAGTTTGTTCTCATGAAACAAATTCAGAGCAACATCTAGACCAGGAAACTAAATCAACCTTACTTTCAGATGATTCCTTGGTAGATGCTGGCAAAGACGAAGCAAAAAAGGAGAGGTCAGTTGCGGAGACAAAT TATGATGACAATCATAAAACAGCTTTTAAAGATTCACAAGAGAAGGAAGTTCCCCTCGGTGCAGATTCAGAACTGCGACCTTTCAACTCGAAGGAAAAGCACAACTTGGAGAAAAAGCAGACAGAAG GTGCAACTGAGGACAGGCAGCTCAACAACTGTAACCTTTTAAAGTCACAGAATCAGGCAATATCTGAAACAAATGGACAAGGTTCACTTACTGAGGATGAATATATCCTCATGCAACTTCTGATTAATAATCAGCATTTTCGCAACACAGCACAAGcgctattcaaaatcatgattcctaATGATGTTATACAAACCAGCAGCCAAGCTGGTCTGAAAGAGGAAAACAAGCCTCTTTTAGATTGTGGATATGAGTTACTGAggagaaaagggaaaagagagaTGATTCATGCCATGACAAAATCTCACGCACGAGGGAAAGTTAGATACCTGAATGCACTGATGAAGGAGTTGAATGAAGATATTGAGAGTCTTAAGTTCCCCAGTGAGACTATAAATAATGATAGAACTGCAGAATTACTTCACATGATGCTCAAGAGAGACATCGAGGATAGGAAGCCAGATATCAATTGTATGTGGGATATTGGTTGGAACAACATTATATTTGCATCTGTTGAAAAGGATGAAATTATAAGGGATACGGAGAAGCATGTATTGAGTGGACTTATCAGTGAGCTAGCTAGAGAGCTAGTAAATGCAACCATCACTGTTTCATAG
- the LOC135636897 gene encoding protein AE7-like 1 yields the protein MTLGMINAHPVVHAKKERVARSEDLHSDDALDALDVFDSVRDIKDPEHPYSLEQLSVLSEESITVDEKLGRIKITFTPTVKHCSMATVIGLCLRVKLIQSFPPHFKVDINVSPGSLADEEAVNKLLNDKERVCAALENPSLRQLVDECLYSNELYSL from the exons ATGACGCTGGGGATGATCAACGCGCACCCGGTGGTGCACGCGAAGAAGGAGAGGGTCGCCCGCTCGGAGGATCTCCACTCCGACGACGCCCTTGATGCCCTCGATGTCTTTGAT TCGGTGAGGGATATCAAGGACCCGGAGCACCCTTACTCGTTGGAGCAGCTCAGCGTTCTTTCGGAGGAATCCATCACCGTTGATGAAAAGCTCGGCCGCATCAA GATAACCTTCACTCCAACGGTTAAACACTGCAGTATGGCCACAGTTATTGGTTTGTGTCTAAGGGTTAAGTTAATTCAGTCTTTTCCTCCACATTTCAAG GTTGATATCAATGTATCTCCGGGATCTCTTGCGGACGAAGAAGCAG TTAATAAGCTGTTGAATGACAAGGAGAGAGTGTGTGCAGCGCTGGAGAATCCGAGCCTCCGTCAACTTGTGGATGAGTGCCTCTACTCCAATGAACTATATTCACTTTAG
- the LOC135636898 gene encoding uncharacterized protein LOC135636898, which yields MSLSTLCRRVGLKDLVSNVTVYSGANEASGGLSLIFRRWATKKTAGSTKNGRDSRPKNLGVKKFGGEKVIPGNIIVRQRGTRFHPGDYVGMGKDHTLFALKEGHVRFERHKLSGRKWVHVDPSEGHVLHPIYTNAGLEADAESRLC from the exons ATGTCTCTATCAACCTTATGCAGAAGAGTGGGTCTCAAAGATCTTGTTTCAAATGTTACCGTCTATAGCGGTGCTAATG AGGCATCTGGAGGGCTGAGTTTGATCTTTCGACGTTGGGCCACAAAAAAGACTGCAGGGTCCACAAAGAATGGACGTGACTCACGGCCCAAAAACCTGGGTGTTAAGAAATTTGGCGGAGAG AAGGTGATTCCTGGCAACATCATAGTTCGTCAACGAGGCACGAGGTTCCATCCTGGTGACTACGTTGGAATGGGGAAGGATCACACATTATTTGCGCTAAAAGAAGGTCATGTTCGCTTCGAGCGCCATAAGCTTAGCGGTCGGAAATGGGTGCATGTTGATCCAAGCGAAGGTCATGTTCTTCACCCCATCTATACAAATGCTGGCCTTGAAGCTGATGCAGAAAGTCGGTTGTGCTAG